A window of the SAR324 cluster bacterium genome harbors these coding sequences:
- the msrP gene encoding protein-methionine-sulfoxide reductase catalytic subunit MsrP: MILTHPRKPWEIPESLAIDEADFWNRRTFLKSAGLLGTSLLLNQSLLSAATAGFPTQRNPRYNLIKAEKITEEKYVTGYNNFYEFSFDKEDVKDKAKHWKTEPWSIEISGMVPKPLTLDVNELISEFGIEQRVYRFRCVEAWSMVVPWDGFPLRKLIEKVQPLSSAKFVKFISFDDPEEAPGMKNRSYPWPYTEGLRMDEALHELTLMVTGVFGRPLPNQNGAPVRLMVPWKYGFKSIKSIQKIEFTDQQPRSLWNELAPQEYGFYANVNPEVDHPRWSQAKERPIGSWFFQKIPTQPFNGYAEEVASLYKGMDLKKNY, from the coding sequence ATGATACTTACACACCCAAGAAAACCCTGGGAGATTCCTGAATCACTTGCCATAGATGAAGCTGATTTCTGGAATAGGAGAACTTTCCTGAAAAGTGCAGGATTGCTCGGCACATCCTTGCTTCTTAATCAATCCCTGCTGTCTGCTGCAACAGCAGGTTTTCCAACACAGAGAAATCCAAGGTACAATCTCATCAAAGCTGAAAAAATCACCGAAGAGAAGTATGTGACTGGATATAACAATTTTTACGAGTTCAGCTTTGATAAGGAAGATGTAAAGGACAAAGCCAAACACTGGAAGACCGAACCGTGGAGCATTGAAATTTCAGGGATGGTGCCAAAACCATTGACACTTGACGTCAATGAACTGATCAGTGAGTTTGGAATTGAACAGCGAGTTTATCGATTTCGTTGTGTAGAAGCATGGTCTATGGTTGTCCCATGGGATGGATTTCCCTTGAGAAAGCTAATTGAAAAAGTACAACCGCTGTCCTCTGCAAAGTTCGTTAAGTTCATATCATTTGATGATCCCGAAGAAGCTCCAGGTATGAAAAATCGATCCTACCCTTGGCCATACACAGAGGGCCTTAGGATGGATGAGGCTTTGCACGAACTAACCCTGATGGTAACTGGTGTTTTTGGTAGACCACTTCCTAATCAAAATGGAGCACCAGTTCGGCTGATGGTCCCATGGAAGTATGGATTCAAGAGCATCAAATCAATTCAAAAAATTGAATTCACGGATCAGCAGCCTAGGAGTTTATGGAACGAATTAGCCCCACAAGAGTATGGTTTTTACGCAAATGTCAATCCTGAGGTTGATCATCCTCGCTGGTCCCAAGCCAAGGAGCGACCAATTGGGAGTTGGTTTTTTCAAAAGATCCCTACCCAACCCTTCAACGGCTATGCAGAAGAAGTAGCTAGCCTGTACAAAGGAATGGATCTCAAAAAAAATTACTGA
- a CDS encoding M81 family metallopeptidase, with product MDKVVLTGALNHETNTFSKNPTGIAEFEAYYAIFGAQIFTKFRNVNHEQAGFIDCADQFGWELVPTVVATATPGGMVTKEAFERYAGAILKQARSRRWDGIALSLHGAMVAEGIFDAEGHLLGELHAIVGSEVPIAITLDLHANVTEKMCRHANIIVSYKTYPHVDMRDAAVHAGQALEFAMKNKVKIKTIIRQPSQIEGLDGGRTDVEPMTNLTPRLKEMEAEDGIFSVSLNAGFALADVPFVGPSVTVSYEEKTEQRAIEIANELEEAIWQSRDRVNNDYLTPEQAAQLAKHFTGESKPLVIADYSDNPGAGSYGDATNLLKALLEAGVEEASFGAVCDPEAAQILCQRRFGEKITLDLGGKNDPDLGGGPLRLTGEILGIYDGNYSSEGPMYAGLTKSFGPTVVFRVEGIDILVTTHNLQILDRMQFASFGIHPEKLKVVALKSMQHFRAAYEPLAAKVIVCDSGALARPRRSTLPFQNVRRPVYPLDVIAR from the coding sequence ATGGATAAAGTTGTTCTGACCGGAGCGTTAAATCATGAAACCAACACATTTAGTAAGAATCCGACAGGGATTGCAGAGTTTGAAGCGTACTATGCGATCTTTGGTGCGCAGATCTTCACCAAATTTAGAAACGTAAACCATGAACAAGCGGGTTTTATCGACTGTGCAGACCAGTTTGGCTGGGAACTAGTCCCCACTGTTGTAGCAACCGCAACCCCCGGGGGGATGGTTACTAAGGAGGCGTTTGAACGCTATGCGGGTGCAATCTTAAAGCAGGCCAGGTCAAGGAGATGGGATGGCATTGCCCTCTCACTGCACGGAGCCATGGTTGCTGAGGGAATATTCGATGCTGAAGGGCATTTACTTGGGGAACTTCATGCGATTGTTGGATCTGAAGTGCCCATTGCCATAACGCTGGACCTACATGCGAACGTTACCGAGAAGATGTGTCGCCATGCGAACATTATTGTTTCCTACAAAACCTATCCACATGTGGATATGCGTGATGCCGCGGTTCACGCTGGGCAAGCTCTGGAGTTCGCAATGAAAAACAAGGTCAAAATTAAGACGATCATCCGACAACCGTCCCAGATTGAAGGGCTTGATGGTGGTAGGACAGACGTTGAACCAATGACCAACTTGACTCCAAGACTCAAGGAAATGGAAGCTGAAGATGGTATTTTTTCAGTTAGTTTGAATGCTGGATTTGCTTTGGCTGACGTTCCTTTCGTAGGCCCATCGGTAACCGTTAGTTATGAAGAAAAGACTGAGCAGCGAGCTATAGAAATCGCAAATGAACTGGAAGAAGCGATTTGGCAATCACGAGATCGGGTCAACAATGATTACCTGACACCGGAACAAGCAGCCCAACTAGCTAAACATTTTACTGGAGAGAGCAAACCCTTGGTCATTGCTGATTACTCAGACAATCCTGGCGCAGGGAGTTATGGTGATGCTACTAACTTGTTGAAGGCTCTTCTGGAAGCTGGTGTTGAAGAGGCCTCTTTTGGTGCAGTGTGTGATCCCGAGGCTGCCCAAATACTTTGCCAGAGAAGATTTGGTGAAAAAATCACCTTAGACTTGGGCGGAAAGAATGATCCCGATTTGGGAGGAGGCCCACTGAGGTTGACCGGAGAAATACTCGGAATTTACGATGGGAATTATTCATCAGAGGGACCTATGTACGCTGGATTGACGAAAAGTTTCGGTCCCACAGTGGTTTTTCGGGTGGAAGGAATTGATATTTTGGTTACAACCCACAACTTGCAGATTCTGGATCGAATGCAATTTGCTTCCTTTGGAATTCACCCAGAAAAGCTAAAAGTAGTTGCTCTAAAGTCCATGCAACACTTCCGCGCGGCCTATGAGCCCTTAGCAGCAAAAGTCATCGTTTGTGACTCAGGTGCTTTGGCCCGCCCTAGGCGCTCTACCTTGCCTTTCCAAAACGTTCGTCGACCTGTCTATCCATTAGATGTCATTGCACGATGA
- a CDS encoding tripartite tricarboxylate transporter permease — protein sequence MEAIFSGLWALADPMLLLLIVLATLGGILVGALPGLNATNGVALLLPFTITMEPIAAIAVLTTIYCAATFAGAVTAILINTPGTSASATTCLDGYPLAQRGEAGRALGMAAVSSTIGGIISVLCLMAAAPLLAGAAYKFAPPEYFALTVFGLSMLASIGEESSIKSIMSGAFGVLLATVGIDLLTTVERFTFGMNELTEGIGFVPVMIGVFGIAELLAQAGQLGIVRERITLRAIQLPSKADYQKTWKAILRSSGIGTFIGILPAEGATIASMIGYNEAKRWSKTPEEFGKGSIEGIAGSEAANNSATGGAMVPTLALGIPGSPTAAVILAGLMVHGLRPGPTMFTEQSTFVFAIFWSMLLVNVLFFFVGLYGARIFARATLIPLTILWPMVFLFSIVGAYALDQSMIDVWIALIFGVIGYLMRRYGFSVVSLAIGLILGGMLEKRLGQSMVMLDEQWWLIATRPLSLFFLVLTVLALAGPSLLKKLKTLKSWKST from the coding sequence TTGGAAGCCATCTTCTCCGGTTTATGGGCCTTAGCTGACCCAATGCTATTGCTATTGATTGTGCTGGCCACATTGGGGGGTATTCTTGTCGGAGCTCTCCCAGGCCTAAATGCTACAAATGGGGTTGCTCTATTACTACCATTTACCATCACAATGGAGCCCATTGCTGCGATCGCAGTTCTCACAACGATTTATTGCGCTGCAACCTTTGCAGGAGCTGTGACCGCAATTTTGATCAATACTCCGGGTACTTCTGCGAGTGCTACCACGTGCCTTGATGGCTATCCCCTTGCGCAGCGGGGTGAAGCAGGTCGCGCGCTCGGAATGGCAGCTGTTTCTTCAACAATTGGCGGAATCATAAGCGTACTTTGCCTGATGGCAGCAGCTCCATTGCTTGCAGGTGCGGCTTACAAATTTGCTCCTCCAGAATATTTTGCTCTGACAGTCTTCGGCCTCTCAATGCTGGCTTCCATTGGTGAAGAGTCATCCATTAAAAGCATCATGTCTGGAGCATTCGGCGTTTTGTTGGCAACAGTCGGCATTGACCTGCTTACAACCGTTGAACGTTTTACCTTTGGTATGAATGAATTAACCGAGGGAATTGGCTTTGTGCCAGTCATGATTGGAGTGTTTGGAATAGCAGAACTCTTGGCTCAGGCTGGTCAACTTGGAATCGTCCGCGAGAGAATCACTCTTCGAGCGATCCAATTGCCCAGCAAAGCGGATTATCAGAAAACCTGGAAAGCAATTCTACGATCGTCAGGAATTGGCACTTTTATCGGAATTTTACCCGCTGAAGGAGCGACCATCGCTTCGATGATCGGTTACAACGAGGCTAAGCGTTGGTCTAAGACACCTGAGGAATTTGGGAAGGGTTCCATTGAAGGGATAGCCGGTAGCGAGGCCGCCAATAATTCCGCTACTGGGGGCGCTATGGTTCCCACTTTAGCCCTTGGAATCCCTGGCAGTCCCACTGCAGCTGTAATTCTCGCCGGATTGATGGTACACGGCCTGCGTCCTGGACCAACCATGTTCACTGAGCAATCGACATTCGTCTTTGCTATTTTCTGGTCAATGCTGTTGGTCAATGTCCTGTTTTTCTTCGTTGGCTTGTACGGAGCACGAATTTTTGCTCGCGCAACTTTGATTCCGTTAACCATCCTTTGGCCCATGGTTTTCCTTTTTTCCATCGTAGGTGCTTACGCCCTGGATCAATCAATGATTGACGTTTGGATTGCGCTGATTTTTGGGGTGATCGGGTATCTCATGCGAAGGTATGGATTTTCAGTGGTATCTCTCGCGATAGGTTTGATTCTGGGAGGGATGCTAGAAAAGCGGCTAGGACAGAGCATGGTGATGTTGGACGAACAATGGTGGTTGATCGCAACGAGACCACTTTCTTTGTTTTTCCTTGTTTTGACGGTTTTGGCGCTGGCTGGACCATCTTTGCTAAAAAAACTGAAGACCTTGAAATCATGGAAGTCTACATAG
- a CDS encoding alpha/beta hydrolase: protein MVTSKTPFREIDIRLPYLRFAARCWGPENGIPFLGMHGWLDNAATYDHIAPLLPELRLVSLDLHGHGFSDHLPPGIAYHFVDSVDLMFGVADQLGWEKFNLIGHSMGAAVGALMAGVIPERVQNMILIEGLGPFSRRDSFGPRALRHSIEGMKSIERKSMPLYPDLEAAVQARYKVGGMKLDSVRTLVQRGVRMLENGVTWASDSRLRVGSRTYFSEEQILEFLKQIRCPTLLIHGDFYFQENPDWQQRMRARCEYVPDLQDVLLPGGHHLHLDNPKPVAQAIRFFLKNRI from the coding sequence TTGGTCACGAGTAAGACCCCATTTCGCGAAATTGATATTCGGCTTCCGTACTTACGATTTGCAGCTCGCTGCTGGGGTCCAGAGAATGGAATCCCATTTCTTGGGATGCATGGATGGCTGGACAATGCTGCGACCTATGATCACATTGCCCCTCTGCTACCGGAACTGCGTTTGGTATCATTGGACTTACATGGACATGGTTTTTCAGATCACCTACCTCCTGGCATAGCATATCATTTTGTAGATTCGGTTGATTTGATGTTCGGTGTTGCAGATCAACTCGGTTGGGAGAAGTTCAATTTAATTGGACACAGCATGGGTGCGGCTGTGGGAGCTTTGATGGCTGGAGTGATTCCAGAAAGAGTTCAAAACATGATCTTAATTGAGGGATTGGGACCTTTCTCAAGGCGAGACAGCTTTGGCCCTAGGGCGCTCAGACACTCAATAGAAGGCATGAAAAGTATAGAACGGAAGAGCATGCCCTTGTATCCAGATCTGGAGGCTGCAGTTCAAGCACGTTACAAGGTTGGGGGGATGAAGTTAGACTCTGTGAGAACTCTGGTCCAACGGGGTGTCAGGATGCTAGAAAATGGCGTGACTTGGGCGTCAGATTCTAGACTTCGTGTAGGTTCTAGAACTTATTTTTCAGAGGAGCAGATCCTTGAGTTTTTGAAGCAAATTCGCTGCCCCACCCTACTGATTCATGGAGATTTTTACTTCCAGGAGAACCCAGACTGGCAGCAGAGAATGCGGGCGCGATGCGAGTACGTGCCTGATTTGCAGGATGTCCTCCTCCCTGGAGGACATCATCTTCACCTAGACAATCCAAAGCCTGTTGCACAGGCAATTCGTTTTTTCCTCAAAAACAGAATCTGA
- a CDS encoding iron-containing alcohol dehydrogenase: MQHKHSKEIPYGFTTIFGRGLLDEFKNFVNPPFLVVTMEDLWPMFGHHFEGAECQTYFCRSIEQDDLNKDAENLGEVRAIVGLGGGQALDVAKYFSWRKNLPLFQAPTALSVNAVYGQRSGIRIDGKVVYRGWAVPETVYIDYDVLANCPPHLNWSGIGDILCFHTGVLDWKYAEREGKIEEKWRYDEGLAQQSMRKVRGIVENVDNIRAMNDRGIEALVDGLKWGTSYHGAGWCPRHIEGTDHFLFYTLEKLTGKKFLHGQPVGLGVIVGSMLHEDGSEEMLDTISSIGLDIRPEAMGLTWDQLVEGLKLLRSYVNEVGLWHSIAHDVSISDGFISDLRSRLNQAYQHKNG, encoded by the coding sequence ATGCAACACAAACACAGCAAGGAAATTCCATATGGCTTCACAACGATCTTTGGCCGGGGACTTTTGGATGAATTCAAGAATTTCGTCAATCCACCTTTCCTTGTCGTTACAATGGAAGATTTATGGCCGATGTTTGGACATCATTTTGAGGGAGCAGAGTGCCAAACTTACTTTTGTAGATCGATTGAGCAGGATGATCTCAACAAAGACGCTGAAAATCTTGGAGAAGTTCGGGCGATTGTGGGTCTTGGAGGTGGACAGGCCTTAGATGTGGCAAAATACTTCAGCTGGCGCAAAAATCTTCCCCTATTCCAGGCTCCCACAGCCCTTTCTGTGAATGCGGTCTATGGCCAGCGCTCCGGAATTAGAATTGATGGAAAAGTCGTTTACCGTGGGTGGGCAGTTCCAGAGACAGTGTATATTGATTATGACGTGCTAGCTAATTGCCCACCTCATCTGAATTGGTCAGGGATTGGTGATATCCTCTGTTTTCATACTGGAGTGCTGGACTGGAAATACGCAGAGCGAGAGGGGAAGATTGAAGAGAAATGGCGTTATGATGAAGGTTTGGCTCAACAGTCAATGAGGAAAGTTCGAGGAATTGTTGAGAACGTTGATAATATTCGAGCCATGAATGATCGTGGAATTGAGGCTCTCGTTGATGGTTTAAAATGGGGGACCAGTTATCATGGTGCTGGTTGGTGTCCTCGACACATCGAAGGGACTGATCACTTCCTTTTTTACACCCTTGAAAAACTAACCGGAAAGAAGTTCTTGCATGGACAGCCTGTTGGCCTGGGGGTGATAGTTGGTTCAATGCTTCATGAGGATGGATCTGAGGAAATGTTGGATACTATCTCAAGTATTGGATTGGACATCAGGCCAGAAGCAATGGGGCTGACCTGGGATCAATTGGTGGAGGGACTCAAGCTTTTACGTAGCTATGTAAACGAAGTTGGCCTCTGGCATTCCATTGCTCACGATGTGAGCATCAGTGACGGATTCATCTCTGATCTGCGAAGTCGACTTAACCAAGCTTATCAACACAAGAATGGTTAA
- a CDS encoding tripartite tricarboxylate transporter TctB family protein, which translates to MAVQSNGSGSNSLNSSRWVIPGLIILFCVVAFYFTTQFDRVPEILKRGIQPSDFPQLILLLLIGLACLLPFEKIQHNRPAIQPSVFISLLLIIIFVLLTNLDFFIALGCFGGLLSFSWGERRLGALFLVTLFFPTFVFFLFDLVFEVRFPRGLLTNLWYG; encoded by the coding sequence ATGGCTGTCCAATCCAACGGCTCAGGCTCTAACTCACTCAATAGCAGTCGCTGGGTGATCCCCGGATTGATCATCTTGTTTTGTGTAGTCGCTTTTTATTTTACTACTCAATTTGACCGGGTCCCAGAGATCCTTAAGCGTGGGATCCAACCCTCTGATTTTCCACAGTTAATTCTCCTATTGTTGATAGGACTGGCATGCCTACTTCCCTTTGAGAAGATTCAACACAACCGACCAGCTATTCAGCCTTCAGTTTTCATTTCCCTCTTACTCATCATCATTTTTGTTCTATTAACCAATCTAGATTTCTTTATTGCTCTAGGATGCTTTGGTGGTTTGCTCTCCTTTAGTTGGGGGGAACGCCGATTGGGAGCTTTATTCTTGGTTACGCTGTTTTTTCCAACTTTTGTTTTCTTTCTTTTCGATCTCGTCTTTGAAGTCCGCTTCCCGCGCGGTTTGTTGACGAATCTTTGGTACGGATAA
- a CDS encoding tripartite tricarboxylate transporter substrate binding protein, protein MKKLFATSLAAVMLLGGTLVSASDYPNKTVEVITHAGAGGGTDVTARMMMLRARRVLGEDMVVVNKRGGGGSVAMDYYIEQPADGYSILTFTIGHAAELAKNKTKMTLDDVRPIARGTDDPQILMVRCGVYDSAQSFVNAQKDKPLAYGTTHLGNIDDVSAFMFTKRGNLATPKIVPFDGGGELATQLVAGAVDVGVLNLAEAGAQIEAGDICPIVVLADERMSAISDVSTAKELGIPVSFSTVRGFVVHKDVPDEVAKKIEDSLIKAMKHGVYQGFLTSVGLDSTSVAESEVWGNQLQTMVTDMKDALTELGFIQ, encoded by the coding sequence ATGAAGAAACTATTCGCAACGTCGTTGGCAGCTGTGATGCTGCTCGGCGGCACCTTGGTCAGTGCCAGTGACTATCCAAACAAAACTGTGGAGGTAATCACTCATGCTGGAGCAGGGGGTGGAACTGACGTAACCGCTCGAATGATGATGCTACGCGCACGCCGAGTGTTGGGCGAAGACATGGTGGTTGTCAACAAGCGCGGTGGGGGTGGCTCCGTGGCTATGGATTACTATATTGAGCAACCAGCTGATGGCTATTCTATTTTGACCTTCACTATTGGTCATGCTGCTGAGTTAGCGAAAAATAAAACTAAGATGACCTTGGATGACGTCCGCCCAATTGCGAGAGGTACGGATGACCCGCAAATCTTGATGGTGCGCTGTGGAGTCTATGACAGTGCACAGAGCTTCGTGAATGCACAAAAAGATAAACCTTTGGCTTACGGTACCACCCACTTGGGGAACATTGATGACGTATCGGCATTCATGTTTACAAAGCGCGGAAACCTAGCAACCCCAAAAATTGTACCCTTTGATGGTGGTGGGGAATTAGCTACCCAATTGGTGGCTGGTGCTGTGGATGTCGGGGTTTTGAACCTAGCAGAAGCTGGAGCCCAAATCGAAGCAGGAGATATTTGCCCGATCGTTGTTCTTGCTGATGAAAGAATGTCTGCTATCTCAGATGTCTCAACTGCGAAAGAGTTGGGTATCCCTGTCAGTTTTTCAACCGTCAGGGGTTTTGTCGTCCATAAAGATGTCCCAGATGAAGTTGCTAAAAAGATTGAAGATTCCCTTATCAAAGCCATGAAACACGGTGTTTATCAGGGCTTCTTGACCTCTGTGGGCCTGGACTCGACATCAGTAGCAGAATCTGAAGTATGGGGTAACCAACTGCAAACCATGGTTACTGACATGAAAGATGCCCTTACTGAATTGGGTTTTATTCAATAA
- a CDS encoding GntR family transcriptional regulator: MESLDELKNSGQPLLRPRRSLAEEAAEALRELILLEKLKAGIPIPERDLASVLGISRTPLREALKILELEGLVEYSLTRRPFVANPSLLELADVIKVIGALESLAGELACERANQDEINSISSLAEEMLDKSDRIEPLDFFKIDMEFHRQLVASSRNPALIETHRQYNARLWRARFVSSRRLARRTMTLDQHDQIADSLRKRDTRQISIALRNHLDTTINNISEDQEENPSQPHEEYPL; encoded by the coding sequence ATGGAATCACTCGATGAATTGAAGAACTCGGGGCAGCCTTTGCTCAGACCCAGGAGATCGCTCGCTGAGGAGGCAGCAGAAGCACTTAGAGAGCTAATCCTGCTTGAAAAGCTTAAAGCAGGCATCCCCATTCCAGAACGAGATCTCGCCTCAGTGCTTGGGATCAGCAGAACTCCTCTTCGAGAAGCACTAAAGATTTTGGAGCTTGAAGGCCTGGTAGAGTACAGTTTGACTCGCCGCCCTTTCGTCGCAAATCCATCACTCCTAGAGTTGGCAGATGTGATCAAAGTGATTGGAGCCTTGGAGTCTCTTGCAGGTGAACTGGCTTGTGAACGGGCCAATCAGGACGAGATCAATTCCATTTCAAGCCTTGCAGAAGAAATGTTAGACAAATCCGATCGAATTGAACCACTTGATTTCTTCAAGATTGATATGGAATTTCATCGACAGTTGGTCGCTTCCAGTAGAAACCCAGCCCTGATAGAAACTCATCGGCAATACAATGCAAGGCTATGGAGGGCTCGTTTCGTATCTTCTCGAAGATTAGCAAGACGAACGATGACCCTGGATCAGCATGATCAAATCGCTGATTCACTTAGAAAACGGGACACCAGGCAGATATCGATAGCCTTACGAAATCACTTGGATACAACGATTAATAACATCTCTGAAGATCAAGAGGAGAATCCTTCACAACCACATGAGGAATACCCCTTATGA
- a CDS encoding alpha/beta fold hydrolase: MAALELHHEQFGEGPDLVILHGLFGSGNNWRSFAKKLSKDFRISLVDLRNHGKSPHSLEMDYVVMLEDVLVFLEKKTAGSVSILGHSMGGKTAMQLALRHPQKIQKLIVGDISPVVYTHGSDHRSYIRALNNIH; encoded by the coding sequence GTGGCTGCGCTAGAACTTCATCACGAACAATTTGGAGAAGGACCAGATCTGGTAATACTTCATGGTCTCTTCGGATCAGGCAACAATTGGAGAAGCTTTGCTAAAAAGCTTTCAAAAGATTTCCGAATTTCTCTTGTAGATTTAAGGAATCATGGAAAATCCCCCCATTCCTTGGAGATGGATTATGTTGTGATGCTGGAAGACGTCCTAGTTTTTCTGGAAAAAAAAACTGCAGGTAGTGTTTCTATTCTTGGACACTCTATGGGAGGAAAGACTGCAATGCAGTTGGCACTTCGACATCCACAAAAAATTCAAAAACTTATCGTCGGAGATATCTCACCTGTCGTCTATACTCATGGGAGTGACCACCGAAGCTACATTCGAGCGTTGAATAATATTCACTGA
- a CDS encoding 4-hydroxythreonine-4-phosphate dehydrogenase PdxA — translation MKPRIALIPGDPSGIGPELVAKLLAEPGISEEADVLVIGDRHVLEMGQHQAGMQNTFKPIDPLKIDWSSADSGSFAFHPTQTISRDEVRISEATQSSGASVLNTLNVALDFAKDGIVDAVVFAPFNKQAMHFAGLGHDDELHYMATRLKVHNYISELNTFDGMWTSRVTSHIALKDVAERINEHSIGEAVRLIHGVLCNSGIASPKISVAALNPHAGDGGNFGREEIDVIFPAVQSLQSEGLPVDGPWPSDTVFLKAITKEIDAVVTMYHDQGQIALKMLGFSRGVTVQGGIPFPVTTPAHGTAFDIAGQGKANLGATRAAFDLACKMVSHWN, via the coding sequence ATGAAACCTAGAATTGCTTTGATACCTGGAGATCCAAGTGGAATAGGACCCGAACTTGTTGCGAAGCTACTGGCGGAACCAGGGATCTCTGAGGAAGCAGACGTCTTGGTTATCGGAGATAGGCATGTGCTAGAGATGGGTCAACACCAGGCAGGGATGCAAAACACCTTTAAACCAATAGATCCCTTAAAAATTGATTGGTCATCAGCAGATTCAGGCAGTTTTGCATTCCATCCCACCCAGACAATTTCAAGAGATGAGGTCAGGATTTCAGAGGCCACTCAAAGTTCTGGAGCTTCAGTCCTCAACACGTTGAATGTCGCCTTGGATTTTGCAAAAGACGGGATCGTTGATGCAGTGGTCTTTGCCCCTTTCAACAAGCAAGCGATGCATTTTGCTGGGTTGGGGCATGATGATGAGCTTCATTACATGGCCACCCGCCTGAAAGTTCACAACTATATCAGTGAGTTGAACACATTTGATGGAATGTGGACCAGTCGGGTCACAAGCCACATCGCCTTGAAAGATGTCGCTGAGCGAATCAACGAACACAGTATTGGTGAAGCTGTCCGGTTGATTCACGGCGTACTTTGTAATTCGGGAATTGCTTCACCAAAAATCTCCGTTGCAGCTCTAAACCCTCATGCAGGCGACGGGGGTAACTTTGGACGTGAGGAAATCGATGTGATTTTCCCAGCTGTCCAATCTCTTCAATCAGAAGGGCTTCCAGTAGATGGTCCCTGGCCTTCTGACACAGTATTCCTCAAAGCTATCACCAAAGAAATAGATGCTGTGGTCACGATGTATCATGACCAGGGGCAAATCGCTCTCAAGATGTTGGGCTTCAGTCGTGGCGTAACGGTGCAGGGTGGAATTCCTTTTCCAGTAACCACACCAGCTCACGGTACGGCCTTCGATATTGCAGGTCAGGGAAAAGCAAATCTCGGGGCAACTCGAGCAGCCTTTGACCTAGCTTGCAAGATGGTCAGTCACTGGAATTAA
- a CDS encoding glycoside hydrolase family 3 N-terminal domain-containing protein — translation MDKKPVLPIIFGIPGLEIEKEWADFFQRVSPFGFILFARNLKEPKQIKRLVQQFHEVCNRDDLAILIDEEGGRVQRLPQPNWKRYPSARSLVEDGGSEEKIQQRIHQNYWELGKGLKELGITVDAAPVADLLIPDAHDVIGDRAFASDPKNVAEFARACANGLGEVGVIPTVKHLPGYGRAAVDPHEELPIVRETEDFLKKSDFLPFQMLADLPWGMSSHLLFPELDEKWPATLSKKIISDIIRDWIGFKGVLVTDCLFMKALSGTMPERIQRCLEVGCDLALHSHGELADLEKAVVGMQPISALSLERWEKSLDWVKEKAHF, via the coding sequence ATGGATAAAAAACCCGTACTTCCCATTATTTTTGGAATCCCAGGCTTGGAGATTGAAAAAGAATGGGCTGATTTTTTTCAGAGAGTCTCCCCCTTTGGCTTTATTCTATTTGCAAGAAATCTGAAGGAACCAAAGCAAATCAAGCGGTTGGTTCAACAATTTCACGAAGTTTGTAATCGTGATGATCTTGCCATCTTGATTGATGAAGAAGGAGGGCGTGTTCAGAGATTGCCGCAGCCCAATTGGAAGCGTTATCCCTCCGCAAGATCACTCGTGGAAGATGGAGGGAGTGAGGAGAAAATCCAACAAAGGATTCACCAAAATTATTGGGAACTTGGCAAAGGACTCAAAGAGTTGGGCATTACTGTGGATGCTGCTCCTGTAGCTGATCTACTAATACCCGATGCCCATGACGTAATTGGAGATCGCGCTTTTGCTTCAGATCCGAAGAATGTCGCTGAGTTTGCAAGAGCCTGCGCTAATGGACTAGGTGAGGTGGGAGTCATTCCAACAGTCAAGCATCTGCCAGGCTATGGACGAGCGGCTGTAGATCCTCACGAAGAACTGCCGATTGTTCGGGAGACCGAGGATTTCTTGAAAAAATCAGATTTTCTTCCTTTTCAGATGCTAGCTGACCTTCCATGGGGTATGAGCAGTCACTTGCTATTCCCTGAACTGGATGAAAAATGGCCGGCCACACTCTCTAAAAAAATCATCAGTGACATCATTCGAGATTGGATTGGTTTTAAAGGAGTGCTGGTCACAGATTGTTTGTTCATGAAGGCACTTTCCGGAACGATGCCCGAGAGAATTCAACGCTGCCTTGAGGTGGGATGTGATCTTGCCCTTCATAGTCACGGAGAACTAGCGGACTTAGAAAAAGCAGTGGTGGGAATGCAGCCAATCTCAGCTCTTTCTTTGGAACGTTGGGAGAAATCTTTAGATTGGGTTAAAGAAAAAGCACACTTTTGA